One segment of Scyliorhinus torazame isolate Kashiwa2021f chromosome 14, sScyTor2.1, whole genome shotgun sequence DNA contains the following:
- the LOC140389572 gene encoding P2Y purinoceptor 1-like, with the protein MKGFEVDTMVQLPPNDCSVNDEFESCYLPIMYLIVFLTGLIGNSVALWMFIFHVRPWSSITVYMFNLVLADLFYVFSLPVLIFYYLRESDWIFGEVMCKLQRFMFHVNLYGSILFLTCISVHRYMGVVHPMKSLGRLKKKSATIVTVGVWVIVMAGIAPILYFSRLRQVSNKTNVSGPYLDTNRTIRNICYDTTSKELLHTYFIYSMLTTFFGFCVPFATILVCYGFIVKVLICSDMRTPLRGKSVRLVIIVLAVFAVAYLPFHVMKNLNLQSRLYYQGAETCDWNKRVYATYQVTRGLASLNSCVDPILYFLAGDTYRKKLTSTASRIIKRNESVV; encoded by the coding sequence ATGAAAGGCTTTGAAGTGGATACAATGGTGCAACTGCCACCCAATGACTGCTCTGTCAATGATGAATTTGAGTCTTGTTATCTGCCCATCATGTACCTTATAGTCTTTCTCACTGGATTGATCGGAAACAGTGTTGCTCTCTGGATGTTCATCTTCCACGTCAGGCCTTGGAGTAGCATCACCGTGTACATGTTTAACCTCGTCCTGGCTGACCTCTTCTATGTCTTCTCCTTGCCAGTTTTGATTTTTTACTACCTCAGGGAAAGTGACTGGATCTTTGGGGAGGTCATGTGCAAACTGCAAAGGTTTATGTTCCATGTTAACCTGTACGGGAGCATCTTGTTCCTGACCTGCATCAGTGTCCACAGGTACATGGGGGTGGTCCACCCCATGAAGTCGCTGGGCAGGTTGAAGAAGAAATCGGCCACCATTGTGACCGTGGGCGTGTGGGTTATAGTGATGGCCGGCATTGCGCCAATTCTGTACTTCTCCCGGTTACGCCAGGTCTCCAACAAAACAAACGTCTCTGGACCATACTTGGACACAAACAGAACGATAAGAAACATATGCTACGATACAACATCTAAAGAGCTCCTGCACACTTATTTCATTTACAGCATGCTGACTACCTTCTTTGGTTTCTGTGTTCCCTTCGCCACCATCTTGGTCTGTTACGGATTTATCGTGAAGGTGTTAATATGCAGTGACATGAGGACGCCTCTCCGGGGCAAGTCTGTGCGTCTTGTTATCATTGTGCTGGCCGTCTTTGCCGTCGCCTACCTGCCCTTCCATGTGATGAAGAACCTAAATCTTCAGTCTCGACTTTATTACCAGGGGGCAGAAACGTGCGACTGGAACAAGAGGGTCTACGCCACCTATCAGGTGACCAGGGGCCTCGCCAGCCTCAATAGCTGTGTGGACCCAATCCTGTACTTTCTGGCTGGAGACACTTACAGGAAGAAACTCACTTCTACAGCCTCGAGAATCATCAAAAGGAATGAGTCTGTGGTCTAG